The following are encoded together in the Candidatus Methanoperedens sp. genome:
- a CDS encoding fructose-1,6-bisphosphatase, translated as MNLKDFLSRNNTDPKLSELILFFAENGQTIKSGFLKSQNKAGTHNIYGEEQMALDKWADDVLINGLKRSRLVRYIATEEQPGIIEIDNPKNQFGAVIDPLDGSSLIDVNLAVGTIIGIYPGTVLDMGKNMIAAMYILYGPLTTLTFTTGNGVHDFVMDEKGEFHLTAENIKMPDGKIYAPGALRKDYLPAHSKFISSLENDGYKLRFSGSFVADMHQILHKGGVFTYPGIKEKEKGKLRLLFEANPMGKIISEAGGAVSNGKMDILSIKPDVIDYITPVYAGGKKEIGLIEKYMCE; from the coding sequence ATGAACCTTAAAGATTTTCTTTCCCGGAATAACACTGATCCGAAATTATCGGAATTAATACTTTTTTTTGCCGAGAATGGACAGACAATAAAGAGTGGATTCCTGAAAAGCCAGAATAAAGCTGGCACGCATAATATATATGGTGAAGAGCAAATGGCTCTTGATAAATGGGCTGATGATGTCCTTATAAACGGATTGAAGAGATCAAGGCTGGTTCGCTATATTGCAACAGAAGAGCAGCCCGGGATCATTGAAATCGATAATCCGAAAAACCAGTTCGGTGCTGTCATTGATCCTCTTGACGGTTCTTCACTGATCGATGTGAATCTTGCCGTGGGGACAATTATAGGTATTTATCCCGGAACTGTTCTTGATATGGGTAAAAACATGATCGCTGCTATGTATATTCTATATGGTCCCCTAACAACTCTTACTTTTACAACAGGAAATGGTGTACATGATTTCGTAATGGATGAAAAAGGCGAATTCCACCTGACAGCAGAAAATATTAAGATGCCTGATGGGAAAATATATGCGCCAGGGGCTCTTCGCAAGGATTATCTGCCAGCGCATTCAAAATTCATTTCAAGCCTTGAGAATGATGGTTATAAACTGCGGTTCAGCGGCTCTTTTGTTGCTGACATGCACCAGATACTCCACAAGGGCGGCGTATTCACATATCCTGGCATTAAAGAAAAAGAAAAAGGAAAGCTGAGGCTGCTTTTTGAAGCAAATCCCATGGGGAAGATCATTTCAGAAGCAGGTGGTGCGGTAAGTAACGGGAAAATGGATATCCTCTCAATCAAGCCAGATGTTATTGATTACATAACCCCTGTATATGCGGGCGGAAAAAAGGAGATAGGTTTGATTGAAAAATATATGTGCGAATAG
- the lsrF gene encoding 3-hydroxy-5-phosphonooxypentane-2,4-dione thiolase translates to MNWGMKNRISRIIKPKTGRCVMLAVDHGYFQGPTTGLSNLGRTVEPLLPYADALMITRGAIRNWIEPIVDIPIILRVSGGQSILKELSNETITTGIEDAIRINASAITCSVYVGGEYERKTIENLSKLVDDGEKYGIPVLAVTAVGKEMVRDARYLGLASRICVETGAHIIKTYYTEGFDKVVEACGKVPVVIAGGKKLPEIDALKMAHGAISDGAVGVDMGRNIFQSDSPVGMIQAVRAIVHGGKSVDEAYDIYEQSKK, encoded by the coding sequence ATGAACTGGGGAATGAAGAACAGGATTTCACGGATAATCAAGCCCAAAACAGGGCGTTGCGTAATGCTTGCTGTTGATCACGGTTATTTCCAGGGCCCGACGACCGGGCTTTCCAACCTGGGAAGAACAGTTGAACCGTTACTGCCTTATGCCGATGCTTTGATGATAACAAGGGGTGCAATCAGGAACTGGATCGAGCCAATTGTGGATATTCCGATAATTTTACGTGTTTCCGGCGGGCAGAGCATCCTGAAGGAATTATCCAATGAGACCATAACAACGGGCATAGAAGATGCGATAAGGATAAATGCATCAGCGATCACATGCTCCGTATATGTGGGCGGGGAATATGAAAGAAAGACAATAGAAAATCTTTCAAAGCTTGTTGATGACGGTGAAAAATACGGCATCCCTGTGCTTGCAGTAACTGCTGTCGGGAAAGAAATGGTTCGTGATGCGCGCTACCTTGGCCTTGCTTCAAGGATCTGCGTTGAAACGGGTGCGCATATCATAAAAACATATTATACTGAGGGTTTCGATAAAGTAGTTGAAGCATGCGGGAAAGTACCTGTTGTAATAGCAGGCGGAAAGAAGCTGCCTGAAATAGATGCCCTGAAAATGGCACATGGGGCAATATCAGATGGCGCAGTTGGTGTTGATATGGGAAGGAATATTTTCCAGAGTGACAGCCCTGTGGGTATGATACAGGCGGTAAGGGCGATAGTCCACGGTGGTAAGTCGGTGGATGAGGCTTACGATATTTATGAACAATCAAAGAAGTAA
- a CDS encoding uracil-DNA glycosylase: MSKQELMDEIVSEVQVCRKCRLWQYARNPVPGEGSLEASLMLIGEAPGYREDMAGRPFVGSAGKLLDRLISGINLRREEVYISNIVKHRPPQNREPKTDEVGACTAYLDRQIQVIRPGVIATMGKHSTRYILSKLNVEVKGLTAVRGRAYKEKLLGLPVIIIPTFHPAAVLYNPAYRSGLEEDFQKIKEELEK; the protein is encoded by the coding sequence ATGTCAAAGCAGGAACTTATGGACGAGATAGTTAGTGAGGTGCAGGTCTGCAGGAAATGCCGCCTCTGGCAGTACGCAAGAAACCCTGTTCCCGGAGAGGGAAGCCTTGAAGCCTCCCTGATGCTGATAGGCGAGGCGCCGGGATACAGGGAGGATATGGCAGGAAGACCTTTTGTTGGAAGCGCGGGAAAGCTCCTGGACAGGCTTATCTCAGGCATCAATCTCAGGAGGGAAGAGGTCTATATCAGTAATATCGTCAAGCACAGGCCCCCACAGAACAGGGAGCCAAAAACTGACGAGGTCGGGGCATGCACTGCATATCTTGACAGGCAGATACAGGTAATAAGGCCCGGTGTTATAGCAACGATGGGAAAGCATTCAACAAGGTATATTCTTTCAAAGTTGAACGTAGAGGTCAAGGGATTGACCGCAGTTAGAGGACGGGCCTATAAAGAGAAACTTCTTGGCCTGCCTGTCATTATAATACCTACATTCCATCCTGCCGCAGTTCTCTACAATCCTGCATACAGGTCAGGCCTGGAAGAGGATTTTCAGAAGATAAAGGAGGAACTTGAAAAATAA
- a CDS encoding DUF531 domain-containing protein: MLTLGIVNTYDKIKIHEAHYRSIARAAPVAYAFGFNLALFDFPFRMNSEELVNFVKDKTTIGGSGKYLAELFGNGRFFVFDLPEKGFQPQFGSPVVTTSRPDKKKEIALPALVEQITRKKSFLFLIGLGHKGLPPGLFEMVQYHLDITSKGVSLETCTAIGAVPAIISGHLAGISRQSI, from the coding sequence ATGCTGACGCTTGGAATTGTGAATACCTATGATAAAATAAAGATCCATGAGGCTCATTACCGCAGCATCGCCAGGGCAGCGCCTGTCGCTTATGCTTTCGGATTCAACCTGGCGCTGTTTGATTTCCCTTTCAGGATGAATTCAGAAGAACTTGTGAATTTCGTAAAAGACAAAACAACTATTGGCGGCTCTGGAAAATATCTGGCAGAGCTTTTTGGCAATGGCAGGTTTTTCGTATTTGACCTGCCTGAAAAAGGATTCCAGCCGCAGTTTGGCTCCCCTGTCGTAACAACTTCACGCCCTGATAAGAAAAAAGAGATAGCTCTCCCTGCGCTTGTTGAACAAATAACCAGGAAAAAATCATTCCTTTTCCTTATAGGTTTAGGGCATAAAGGACTTCCGCCGGGTCTATTTGAGATGGTGCAATATCATCTGGATATTACTTCAAAAGGCGTATCACTTGAAACCTGTACTGCGATAGGGGCTGTTCCTGCCATTATTTCAGGGCATCTGGCAGGAATATCAAGACAAAGTATATAA
- a CDS encoding zinc-binding dehydrogenase: protein MKTAVYYNNNDIRIEERPKPEIKNGEILVKVKASGICGTDLMEWYRIKKAPRVLGHEMTGEIVESKSDKFKVGQRVFVSHHVPCNECRYCLAGNHTACETLHKGNYDPGGFSEFVRVPEINVKSGTYLLPASISYEEGTMIEPLACVVRAQRIIDVKDGQTVLVMGSGISGLLNIAMAKLKNARVMATDINDYRLEKAGKFGADEVFNASEELDLKADRIIMCTGAMPAFEAAFRYIDKKGVIMLFAIPNKNLSIPVEDFWRNELSIVSSYGAAPVDLEEALSLIRDKKINVRDMITDRVKLGDIQKGFKIAGQARESLKVIVVPE, encoded by the coding sequence ATGAAAACCGCAGTATATTACAACAATAACGATATCAGGATTGAAGAAAGACCAAAACCTGAAATAAAAAACGGTGAGATACTTGTAAAGGTCAAAGCCTCAGGCATTTGCGGGACAGACCTGATGGAATGGTACCGTATCAAGAAAGCCCCTCGTGTACTTGGCCATGAGATGACAGGCGAAATAGTTGAATCAAAGTCTGATAAATTCAAAGTCGGCCAGAGGGTTTTTGTAAGCCATCATGTCCCTTGCAACGAATGCAGGTATTGCCTTGCCGGAAATCATACGGCCTGTGAAACGTTGCATAAAGGTAATTACGATCCCGGCGGATTCAGCGAATTTGTAAGGGTTCCGGAAATCAATGTCAAGAGCGGAACTTACCTTCTTCCTGCCAGTATCTCTTATGAGGAAGGCACGATGATCGAGCCTCTTGCATGTGTCGTAAGGGCACAGAGAATAATTGATGTGAAAGATGGCCAGACTGTTCTTGTCATGGGTTCCGGGATTTCGGGGCTGCTGAATATTGCCATGGCAAAATTAAAAAATGCAAGGGTCATGGCGACGGATATCAATGATTACAGGCTGGAAAAGGCGGGCAAATTCGGAGCGGATGAAGTTTTTAACGCAAGTGAAGAGCTGGACCTGAAAGCTGACAGGATAATCATGTGTACCGGAGCAATGCCTGCTTTTGAAGCAGCGTTCAGGTACATTGATAAGAAAGGAGTAATAATGCTCTTTGCTATCCCGAATAAGAATCTTTCAATCCCTGTTGAAGATTTCTGGAGAAATGAATTGAGCATTGTATCCAGCTATGGCGCAGCGCCTGTTGATCTTGAAGAGGCGCTTTCATTGATCAGGGATAAGAAGATCAATGTCAGGGATATGATAACTGACAGGGTAAAGCTGGGAGATATCCAGAAGGGATTTAAGATTGCAGGGCAGGCAAGGGAATCATTGAAGGTTATTGTTGTGCCTGAATGA
- the polX gene encoding DNA polymerase/3'-5' exonuclease PolX, with protein sequence MKNQEIARILYEIAEYLEMEGVAFKPRAYRKAGLGLDTLDRGVEDLYKEEGFKGLKKIPGVGESIAQKIEEYLKTGQIKYYEDFKKKIPVSVEALTAVEGVGPRKVKVIFEELGIKNLDELEKAAEEGKIRKLPGFGEKTEKNILEGIAFLKREKGRFLLGEILPTAREVFARLKESKEVEELSMAGSVRRMKDTIGDLDFLAISENPRKVMDLFVSLPGIVRVWGKGDTKTSVRMLQGFDMDIRVIPKKSYGSALQYFTGSKEHNILLRKIAIEKGLKLNEYGVFKGKEMVAGEDEEEVYRVLGMSWMAPELRENTGEIEAAIREAQGKPDGLPKLIGYNDLKGDLHYHSRWQESDGTPIEEAALAARDFGYEYIGISEHTRALKIEHGLDEKQLLHHISEIEKINSHPGQGSGGQSEFRVLSGCEANIMQDGSIDIEDKVLARLDYVIAGVHSQFKMPVEKMTERIIRAMENPHVDIISHPTGRLIKKREEYQIDVEKILEAARETKTALEINSYPERLDMKDVYIKKAKEEGVKMVINTDSHDPSQLHYIEYGISQARRGWAEKEDIINCWPVEKLLKFFNE encoded by the coding sequence ATGAAGAACCAGGAAATAGCTAGAATATTGTATGAAATCGCCGAATATTTGGAGATGGAAGGCGTGGCTTTCAAGCCCCGGGCATATAGAAAAGCCGGTCTGGGACTCGATACGCTGGATCGTGGTGTAGAGGATTTATATAAGGAGGAAGGGTTTAAAGGATTAAAAAAAATTCCCGGAGTGGGCGAAAGCATCGCACAAAAAATCGAAGAATATCTCAAGACAGGCCAAATAAAATATTATGAGGATTTTAAAAAGAAAATACCAGTTAGCGTTGAAGCCCTGACCGCTGTGGAAGGCGTGGGGCCAAGAAAAGTTAAGGTAATCTTCGAAGAATTGGGCATCAAAAACCTGGATGAGCTGGAGAAGGCGGCGGAAGAAGGAAAAATAAGGAAATTACCCGGTTTCGGGGAAAAAACAGAAAAAAATATCCTGGAAGGTATTGCGTTCCTGAAAAGAGAGAAGGGCAGATTTCTCCTGGGAGAGATCTTGCCCACAGCCAGGGAAGTATTTGCGAGACTTAAAGAATCGAAAGAAGTAGAAGAGTTATCTATGGCCGGTTCGGTAAGGAGGATGAAAGATACTATCGGCGATCTGGATTTTTTGGCCATTTCGGAAAATCCCCGGAAAGTAATGGATCTTTTTGTTTCCTTGCCTGGCATAGTCAGGGTATGGGGAAAGGGCGATACCAAAACATCAGTGCGTATGCTCCAGGGATTCGATATGGATATCAGGGTTATTCCCAAAAAGAGCTACGGCTCAGCCTTGCAGTATTTTACCGGCTCTAAAGAACATAACATACTTTTGCGCAAGATCGCCATTGAAAAAGGATTAAAGTTAAACGAATACGGCGTTTTTAAAGGGAAAGAGATGGTGGCAGGAGAAGATGAGGAAGAGGTCTACAGGGTTTTGGGCATGAGCTGGATGGCGCCGGAATTACGGGAAAATACGGGAGAAATCGAAGCAGCAATTCGCGAGGCTCAAGGCAAGCCCGATGGTCTGCCGAAACTTATTGGTTATAATGATCTCAAAGGAGATTTGCATTATCATTCGCGGTGGCAGGAAAGCGATGGCACCCCGATTGAAGAAGCAGCGCTGGCTGCCAGGGATTTTGGCTACGAGTATATCGGCATTTCCGAGCATACCAGGGCTTTGAAGATAGAACATGGTTTAGACGAGAAACAATTGCTTCACCATATTTCTGAAATAGAGAAAATTAATTCTCATCCTGGCCAGGGGTCTGGCGGACAATCAGAATTCAGGGTATTGAGCGGCTGCGAGGCCAACATTATGCAGGATGGATCAATCGATATAGAGGATAAAGTTTTAGCCAGACTCGATTACGTGATTGCTGGTGTCCATTCCCAATTCAAGATGCCAGTGGAAAAGATGACAGAGCGGATTATCAGGGCAATGGAAAATCCCCATGTGGACATCATTTCCCATCCCACCGGAAGGCTGATCAAGAAGCGCGAAGAATACCAGATCGATGTGGAAAAAATCCTGGAGGCGGCAAGAGAAACGAAAACCGCCCTGGAAATAAATTCCTATCCGGAGCGGCTGGACATGAAGGATGTCTACATTAAAAAGGCAAAGGAAGAAGGGGTGAAGATGGTTATCAATACGGATTCCCACGACCCTTCCCAGTTACATTACATAGAATACGGCATTTCCCAGGCGCGCCGCGGCTGGGCTGAAAAAGAAGATATTATCAACTGCTGGCCAGTAGAGAAATTGCTAAAGTTTTTTAATGAATAA